In the genome of candidate division WOR-3 bacterium, the window CTCAAGCACAGGTTCAAGTAATGGGCAAAGACGATTTAATATGTTCTGCATTGCTCCAGGCAAAGGGATATAAACTGGTGAAGCAAGAATAAGTATTTCTGATTGTTTCAAGACAGGATAGAGTAATTGCATATCATCTTTGATAAAACATTGTCCGGGGTTTTCATACCAGCAATACATTGTGCCACGTACACAGGATTTGACCTTTAGTTTGCTGGCAAAAAAATTTTTGGTTTCACAACCTGCTTCTTTCATTCCTTCAACAAAAGGATTGAGAATCCTTGCGGTGTAACCCATATCCATCCTCGGACTTCCATTGACTGCTGTTGCCCTTATCATAATAACCTCCCATATATGTCAACATCCCGAAAATCCAAACTGCATACCTTTATCGCACTACATCTCTAAAGCAGGCGATGCAGGATTAAAGAATCTTTTTATTACACTTTCTGAAAAATCCTACTCAAAAAAATTCTATTCATATCTAATAGAAAATCAAGGGGGTTATGGAAAAATATGTTGCAGTTTCCATCGTTTTAACATTTCAAAATTTTGAAATCTATTCTTCACCATTCCATTATTCCATAATTGTAAAATTGTGGAATTGTAGAATAATATCAAGGGTCGAATTAGTAATAATAATACAGCATAGCATCGTTCTTTTAGAATTTGTTATTTTAACATTTGGTCAATTGACCAAATGCTGACCCGCATCGAAGATCAGACTATTTCAGCCAATTAATAAACTGGTTAACAGGTAGTGCTGTGATTTCTCGCGAAAGAGGAATTTCTTCTTCGCCTAAAAAGATTATGTTACCCGCCATGATATTAAGTTTCGGAAATATCGTTTTCAATCTTCTAATTGGCGCAGCCATATCTAATTTTACAGTTTTAGTCATCTTTATTTCAAAAGGAAATATTTTTTGTTCCTTTTCAATCAACAGGTCTATTTCTAATCCATTGTGTGTTCTTAGATAGAACAAATTGGGCATTATCCCCTGATTGAAAAATGCTTTGACTGTTTCCTGTATTATGTAATTTTCAAAAAGCGCACCCGCCATCGGCCCCTGCAACAAATTTTGGGCATCTCTAATACCAACAAGATAACAAACCAATCCACAGTCCAAAAAATAGATTTTTGGACTTTTGGTTATTCGCTTCCCAAAATTCTGATAGTAAGGCGCTAAAAGATAAATGATTTGACTCGCCTCTAACACCGAGAGCCATCTCTTAACAGTATTGACTGCCACA includes:
- a CDS encoding flavodoxin family protein, which produces MIRATAVNGSPRMDMGYTARILNPFVEGMKEAGCETKNFFASKLKVKSCVRGTMYCWYENPGQCFIKDDMQLLYPVLKQSEILILASPVYIPLPGAMQNILNRLCPLLEPVLEFRSGRTRARLRNDVKIEKMVLIATCGWWEKENFDTLIRIVRELAEDASVEFSGTVLRPHAFLMEQNGKLTAHGKAVLAAAKTAGKELIINGEIKRETLFIA
- a CDS encoding DUF4143 domain-containing protein, which encodes LVRERAISDPIYFLETAGTRVIIDEVQYVPQILPYIKMLIDKDRKVRGRFILTGSSQLNLIKDLAETLAGRIGVLALLPFSIEEQKKIPGVKRKLKYNKDHFVYSCLHGSFPEVNIYNKLDVYRWYASYVATYLERDIRALYDIGSLREFQRFLQLLASRCSQILNLSSLASDLGVAVNTVKRWLSVLEASQIIYLLAPYYQNFGKRITKSPKIYFLDCGLVCYLVGIRDAQNLLQGPMAGALFENYIIQETVKAFFNQGIMPNLFYLRTHNGLEIDLLIEKEQKIFPFEIKMTKTVKLDMAAPIRRLKTIFPKLNIMAGNIIFLGEEEIPLSREITALPVNQFINWLK